The proteins below are encoded in one region of bacterium:
- a CDS encoding aspartate kinase, producing MIVAKFGGRSLATANHVKRVASYLARRSKETKICVVVSAMGSQTDELQKLANSVCSSPKGRELDMLLTAGERVTMSLLAMALGERGAKSLSFTGSQVGIHTDERHNDARILYVRGQRLKEALDKGYIPIVAGFQGVSSESKEVTTLGRGGSDTTAVALARFLNADSCEFYKTVKGLSSADPRLFPKAKVLDTISYEELVELADYGARVIHPRAASLAMRYRIPLEVRSSTRPYKKGTSIGQQEELEERFVRAFTHMKGLVRITVKDVPQDPNAMSQAIARLADAGIRILFYHHGHPQDSSFDLAFIVSETDSPGARTLLEKFKKETGAQALSVVKGISELSLVGPGAGKDSAITKRAFEALRADNVHIEAFTNSELKLSFFLRAPNLKRAISRLLEEFNLLETQNMRG from the coding sequence TTGATTGTCGCTAAATTCGGCGGTCGCTCTCTGGCTACCGCAAACCACGTTAAAAGGGTTGCATCTTATCTGGCTAGGAGATCAAAAGAAACAAAAATATGTGTGGTGGTCTCTGCGATGGGCAGCCAGACGGACGAGCTTCAGAAGCTTGCGAATTCGGTGTGTTCTTCGCCTAAAGGCAGGGAACTGGATATGCTCCTGACTGCAGGAGAACGCGTTACGATGAGTCTTCTTGCAATGGCTCTGGGGGAAAGAGGCGCAAAATCCCTTTCGTTCACGGGCTCCCAGGTAGGAATTCATACCGATGAAAGACATAACGACGCAAGAATCCTCTATGTCAGAGGCCAGAGACTGAAGGAAGCTCTTGACAAGGGATACATACCTATAGTTGCAGGGTTCCAGGGTGTAAGCTCGGAATCCAAGGAAGTAACAACACTGGGCAGAGGGGGTTCGGATACGACCGCGGTAGCGCTGGCTCGGTTTCTTAACGCCGATTCCTGCGAATTCTACAAGACCGTCAAGGGGCTTTCTTCGGCAGACCCCAGGCTTTTCCCGAAGGCAAAGGTTCTCGATACGATAAGCTACGAGGAGCTCGTGGAGCTTGCAGACTACGGAGCAAGAGTCATCCATCCAAGAGCCGCATCGCTGGCAATGCGTTACAGGATTCCGCTTGAAGTGCGTTCAAGCACAAGACCCTACAAAAAAGGAACATCTATAGGGCAACAGGAAGAACTCGAGGAGCGTTTCGTCCGGGCATTCACCCACATGAAAGGGCTTGTCAGGATAACGGTCAAGGACGTACCGCAAGACCCCAACGCCATGTCACAGGCGATAGCCAGGCTGGCCGACGCGGGAATACGCATCCTTTTCTACCATCACGGTCATCCTCAAGATTCGAGTTTCGACCTGGCATTCATTGTATCAGAAACGGACTCTCCTGGGGCAAGGACTCTATTGGAGAAGTTTAAGAAAGAAACAGGAGCTCAGGCTCTCTCTGTAGTAAAAGGCATATCCGAGCTTTCCCTGGTAGGACCCGGAGCAGGCAAGGATTCGGCCATAACCAAACGTGCCTTCGAAGCTCTCCGTGCGGACAACGTTCATATCGAGGCGTTTACCAATTCAGAACTTAAACTGTCATTCTTTCTTCGTGCACCCAATCTCAAAAGAGCTATATCAAGATTACTTGAGGAGTTTAATCTCCTTGAAACACAAAACATGAGAGGTTAA
- a CDS encoding glycerate kinase, whose product MIFIAPTAYKEALGPVAAARAIAAGLKSSLKREKMELYPLSDGGDGFIECLSYYLKGRRARISTMQVTGPTGRRIKTQALIAGRSAYIESASVLGLRLVKEEERNPLHTTSRGLGEAIRNVLDKGMDEVIVGLGGSATVDGGRDALEVLGARFLDSHGKPLSKGPQELQNLAKIDLSQLDPRVKKQVTILWDVDSPLVGHLGSLVYAPQKGAGEKEMRILAAALDRYAVIAEMTTAQRLDHRKGMGAAGGIAFGFAALAGSRTMSGADFLLRLSGLRERLTRHDVIISGEGRLDKQSLSYKVVGNLRRLPHRRMILLCGDIAIQIAPRDRRTTAISIQPGPTTLKQAMAETKTRLTQTAAQIGRLLVP is encoded by the coding sequence ATGATCTTCATTGCCCCCACAGCATATAAAGAAGCGCTAGGACCGGTAGCCGCAGCGCGGGCGATTGCCGCCGGCCTCAAAAGCAGCTTGAAAAGGGAAAAGATGGAGCTCTACCCTCTTTCAGACGGAGGAGACGGATTTATTGAGTGTCTATCGTACTATCTTAAGGGAAGAAGAGCCAGGATCTCCACAATGCAGGTTACGGGTCCCACAGGCAGAAGGATAAAAACCCAAGCTCTGATAGCAGGTCGCAGCGCCTATATCGAATCTGCATCCGTGCTTGGATTAAGACTTGTAAAAGAAGAAGAACGAAATCCATTGCATACCACTTCAAGAGGATTAGGCGAAGCCATAAGGAACGTGCTGGATAAAGGCATGGACGAAGTTATCGTAGGGCTCGGAGGGAGTGCAACCGTTGACGGAGGCAGAGATGCTCTGGAGGTGCTCGGCGCCAGGTTCCTCGATTCTCACGGCAAACCCCTATCCAAAGGGCCTCAGGAGCTCCAAAACCTTGCCAAGATAGACCTTTCACAGCTGGATCCCAGAGTGAAAAAACAGGTTACAATACTCTGGGATGTGGACAGTCCCCTTGTAGGACATCTTGGTTCGCTTGTTTATGCTCCGCAGAAGGGAGCGGGCGAAAAGGAGATGAGGATTCTTGCAGCCGCTCTTGATCGATATGCAGTTATTGCCGAGATGACAACCGCGCAGCGTCTTGATCACCGCAAAGGCATGGGAGCTGCCGGAGGAATAGCCTTCGGTTTCGCCGCGCTAGCAGGCTCGCGAACCATGAGCGGCGCAGATTTTTTATTAAGACTCTCAGGTCTGCGTGAACGGCTTACTAGGCACGATGTAATAATATCCGGAGAAGGCAGACTGGATAAGCAAAGCCTTTCGTATAAGGTTGTCGGAAACCTGAGGAGACTCCCGCACCGCAGGATGATCCTTCTGTGTGGCGATATTGCTATACAGATAGCACCCAGAGATCGCCGTACTACGGCAATCTCGATTCAACCAGGACCTACGACACTCAAGCAGGCAATGGCTGAGACTAAGACCAGACTTACACAAACAGCGGCACAGATAGGACGTTTACTTGTTCCATGA